TCTACTTGTCTGCGTTCGGCAGCTGTCACCTCTCCATCGAGGTAAGCACTTAATAACTCGAAGCGATCGCGCTTCACCATATCATCCATAGCACCCGTTGATTCATTGGTATGCTTATCCATTCCATCTGCTAAATCTTGAGGAATTTGCGAGTGAGAACGGTCGTAAAACTGAGAATCAGTAGTCATCTTAACATTATTACCAATTCATACACGGGTAAAGACAGTGAATATTTTTGAGAAATTCATCAATTCTGTTCCCCATCGCGGACTATATTTAAGCTTTCTAGACAATGATTAACTATTATTAAATAATGCTTAAATTCTGCCCTAGGGCAGAGGAAAGATACCCTAGATAGATTATGAATCTAGATAATTTTGCAGCTGGGCTTGCAATCTGGATCTAGCTCTGGCGATTCTCGACTTGACAGTTCCTAAAGAAACTCCAGTAATTTCGGCAATTTCTTCGTATGCCATACCTTCGATTTCTCTGAGAACAATTGTCGTGCGGAACACCTCTGGTAAATCGGCGATCGCTTCTCGCAATTGCTCGTAAAATTCTCTAGTTGTCAGTTCTTCCTCTGGCCCGGGAGTATCTCCAGCAATTTCCCAATCCATTTCACCATCATCTACCGAGCGGGGAGCGTCCAGCGATAAGGGGCTAACAACCCGCTTGCGCTTGCGTAACTCGTCATAGAACAAGTTGGTAGCAATGCGGCTTAACCAACCCCGAAATTTAGCTGGCTCTTGTAATCGGTTAATATTCCGATACACTCGAATCCAAACTTCTTGAGCCAAATCAGCTCTATCAGCCCAATCTGGTGCTAAGTGGTATAACACCCGATCGACCTGACTTTGATAACGGCGCAATAATTCTGCAAACGCAGCACGATCGGGACGCAGTCCAGCTTGACAGCGCAGAATTAAATCGTGATTAGAGAGTTTGTCAACTTGCACTGATGCTTCCGGACACCTCGCATCAACCGTTGACCAGGATACAGTAATCGATTGACTCATAGATCGTACTGGCTTTTAAATCATCCCTTACTATTAGACCTGGTAC
The genomic region above belongs to Calothrix sp. NIES-2098 and contains:
- a CDS encoding RNA polymerase sigma-E factor, which translates into the protein MSQSITVSWSTVDARCPEASVQVDKLSNHDLILRCQAGLRPDRAAFAELLRRYQSQVDRVLYHLAPDWADRADLAQEVWIRVYRNINRLQEPAKFRGWLSRIATNLFYDELRKRKRVVSPLSLDAPRSVDDGEMDWEIAGDTPGPEEELTTREFYEQLREAIADLPEVFRTTIVLREIEGMAYEEIAEITGVSLGTVKSRIARARSRLQAQLQNYLDS